One Lacipirellulaceae bacterium DNA window includes the following coding sequences:
- a CDS encoding beta-ketoacyl-[acyl-carrier-protein] synthase family protein: MIRSLQDDHRIVITGIGLTSPNGNSLGEYREALLAGRSGVDKYNIRYVGDTLAGQCDYDELRYQKRREVRRGTRAGSVGIYCANEAIADSGIEWDSIDRSRVGVYVGVTEHGNVETENEINEIKAFDYDTKVWSHHHNPRTVANNPAGEITLNMGITGPHYTIGAACAAGNAGLIQGAQMLLLDECDFAIAGGVSESIRTFGIFAGFASQGALAENEDPTQASRPFDVDRNGIVVSEGGCLYTLERYSDAAKRGAKIYGELVGHAMNSDASDFVMPNPKQQSECINLALKRAGLNAEDIDIVSTHATATTSGDIQECAALRQVFGTSKNTRINNTKSFIGHAMGAAGSLELAGNLPSFNDRVCHATINVENLDEQCQLDGLVLNEPQQLNGVEYILNNSFGMLGINSVAIIRKI, from the coding sequence ATGATTCGCAGTCTTCAAGACGATCACCGAATTGTCATCACTGGCATCGGCCTGACGAGCCCTAACGGGAATTCTCTGGGCGAGTACCGTGAGGCGTTGCTGGCGGGTCGCAGCGGCGTCGATAAGTACAACATCCGCTACGTGGGCGATACCCTAGCAGGGCAGTGCGACTACGACGAGCTTCGCTATCAGAAACGCCGCGAAGTCCGCCGTGGCACGCGGGCCGGAAGCGTTGGCATTTACTGTGCGAACGAAGCGATTGCGGATTCAGGCATCGAGTGGGACAGCATCGACCGCAGCCGAGTCGGCGTCTATGTCGGTGTGACTGAACACGGCAACGTTGAGACGGAAAACGAGATCAACGAGATCAAAGCCTTCGACTACGACACGAAGGTTTGGTCGCACCATCACAACCCGCGTACCGTCGCCAACAACCCGGCTGGTGAAATCACTCTGAACATGGGCATCACCGGCCCCCACTATACGATTGGCGCGGCCTGTGCGGCGGGGAACGCAGGGCTGATCCAGGGTGCCCAGATGTTGCTGCTCGACGAGTGCGACTTCGCGATTGCCGGCGGTGTTTCGGAAAGTATTCGTACGTTCGGCATTTTTGCAGGCTTTGCCAGCCAAGGCGCTCTGGCAGAGAACGAAGACCCCACGCAAGCTTCACGTCCCTTCGATGTCGATCGCAATGGAATCGTCGTTTCCGAGGGGGGCTGTCTCTACACGCTTGAGCGTTACAGCGATGCTGCAAAGCGAGGGGCGAAGATCTACGGCGAACTCGTCGGTCACGCAATGAACAGCGACGCCAGCGATTTCGTCATGCCGAATCCCAAGCAGCAATCCGAGTGCATCAACCTTGCATTGAAGCGCGCGGGTTTGAACGCGGAAGACATCGACATCGTCAGCACCCACGCCACGGCGACCACCAGTGGTGACATCCAAGAGTGCGCCGCATTGCGACAGGTTTTTGGCACCTCAAAGAACACACGAATTAACAATACAAAGAGCTTCATCGGCCACGCGATGGGGGCAGCGGGCTCGCTGGAATTGGCTGGCAACTTGCCCTCGTTCAACGACCGCGTTTGTCATGCAACGATCAACGTGGAAAACCTCGACGAGCAGTGCCAGCTTGATGGACTCGTGCTGAATGAGCCACAACAATTAAACGGAGTCGAGTACATCTTGAACAATTCATTTGGTATGCTGGGCATCAACTCAGTTGCCATCATTAGAAAAATCTGA
- a CDS encoding acyl carrier protein, with the protein MDRSEIREEVLDILADIAPDEDLSSLKDDESFREQMELDSMDFLDIVMELRKRHRVQIPEDDYVNLASMNSTVEYLEPLMADIQKV; encoded by the coding sequence ATGGACCGCAGTGAAATTAGAGAAGAAGTCCTCGACATTCTCGCCGACATTGCCCCGGACGAGGATCTTTCGAGCCTGAAAGACGATGAAAGTTTCCGCGAGCAGATGGAGCTCGACAGCATGGACTTCCTCGATATCGTGATGGAGCTTCGCAAGCGTCATCGCGTGCAAATCCCCGAGGATGATTACGTCAACCTGGCGAGCATGAACTCGACGGTTGAGTACCTTGAGCCACTGATGGCGGATATTCAGAAGGTGTGA
- a CDS encoding NAD(P)/FAD-dependent oxidoreductase produces MPPIHALAMYDTIIIGAGMSGLAAGIRLAHYDQRVCILERHYTIGGLNSFYRLRGRDYDVGLHALTNITPKGTRKGPLARLLRQLRMSWDDLEISPQIGSEVVFPGNRLKFSNDLDLLRSEIAREFPQRVDHFERMIAEIVDYDDLDETHAATSARERLNELLDEPLLIEMLFCPLMFYGSAREHDMDWGQFSIMFRSIFMEGLGRPQAGVRLILKHLVRKFRGLGGELKLRSGVKQMKVTDGEVQTVVLDSGEEITGRRILSSAGWCETMRLCDDGIPVTSRAPGRLSFCETIAAIDVEPQTLGHDRTITFYNDNEQFAWTPPEEPCDLRSGVICSPNNFDYGEPLDGPDGGGTMRITALANFDYWNGLDEQEYQLEKLRWYDRITDSAVRFIPDYRNRVVDTDMFTPTTIVRFTGHDNGAVYGAPDKQADGTTHLKNLFICGTDQGFVGIIGSIVSGISMANMHCLRD; encoded by the coding sequence ATGCCACCCATCCATGCTCTCGCCATGTACGACACCATCATCATCGGCGCGGGGATGAGCGGGCTGGCGGCGGGCATTCGGCTGGCCCATTACGACCAACGGGTCTGTATTCTTGAACGCCACTACACCATTGGCGGTCTCAACTCTTTCTACCGTCTGCGCGGTCGTGACTATGATGTTGGCCTCCATGCGCTAACGAACATCACGCCCAAGGGAACGCGTAAAGGTCCGCTCGCGCGGCTGCTCCGGCAACTGCGAATGTCTTGGGACGATCTGGAAATCTCACCGCAGATTGGCTCGGAGGTTGTGTTCCCAGGGAACAGACTAAAGTTCTCGAACGATCTCGATCTGTTACGCAGTGAAATAGCCCGCGAGTTTCCTCAACGCGTCGATCATTTTGAACGCATGATCGCTGAGATCGTCGACTATGACGACCTTGATGAAACCCACGCGGCGACCAGCGCACGCGAGCGGCTCAACGAGCTGCTTGATGAACCGCTGCTTATCGAAATGCTCTTCTGTCCGCTCATGTTCTACGGCTCAGCCCGCGAGCATGATATGGACTGGGGGCAGTTTTCGATTATGTTTCGCAGCATTTTTATGGAAGGGCTTGGCAGACCGCAGGCAGGGGTGCGGTTGATTCTTAAGCATTTGGTTCGCAAGTTTCGCGGCTTAGGTGGTGAGTTGAAGTTGCGATCTGGCGTGAAGCAAATGAAGGTTACCGACGGCGAGGTGCAAACGGTCGTCCTGGACAGCGGGGAGGAAATCACCGGGCGGCGGATTCTTTCGTCTGCCGGTTGGTGCGAGACGATGCGGCTCTGCGATGATGGCATCCCCGTGACAAGCCGTGCCCCCGGGCGTCTTAGTTTCTGCGAAACGATTGCCGCGATTGATGTTGAGCCGCAGACGCTCGGTCATGATAGAACGATCACGTTCTACAACGACAACGAACAATTCGCCTGGACTCCACCTGAGGAGCCATGTGACTTGCGCAGCGGGGTCATCTGTTCTCCGAATAACTTTGACTATGGCGAGCCATTGGACGGTCCCGATGGCGGTGGCACGATGCGGATTACGGCACTCGCCAACTTCGACTATTGGAACGGACTCGACGAACAAGAGTACCAACTCGAAAAGCTCCGCTGGTACGATCGGATTACCGACTCGGCCGTACGGTTCATTCCCGACTATCGCAACCGCGTCGTCGACACGGATATGTTTACGCCGACGACCATCGTCCGCTTCACCGGCCACGACAACGGTGCCGTTTATGGGGCACCCGACAAGCAGGCGGATGGAACAACGCATCTAAAGAACTTGTTCATCTGCGGCACCGACCAGGGGTTTGTCGGAATCATCGGCAGCATCGTCAGCGGCATTAGCATGGCCAACATGCATTGCTTGCGGGACTAG
- a CDS encoding von Willebrand factor type A domain-containing protein, protein MNDQPHTDHHDKLIDRALREAVGDETPPDLTERILTAASSSVQVSPATSESRKRRWFAYAVAASLVFVALGFILPSMEPASETARSAKTLPSNELSQPHQPSPSGKSSSGPPVDAKQARIMEIEAELVNIQSALEARVRDIGSAPKGLTPEETKIWTERPKDAIQKQMVQQVMKTKELQRELNALRGIDALEAPVRQFANLAEASESKLQASAQTSPGGQVPEAKMGLQGLINDAYAATPQERATLAIAPTSREKTGQYSVESGTLPGRDNSSIAYPDSDFWEDLTSRREKNTQAEVIRETQNEILELEGQFRARGGIGRNMQAPELVSVQKKLLEKRRYLNHLYEQLPPQHSNDRYTRIYENPFVKAKGQDALSTFSIDVDTASYANVRQFLNSGRLPPPDAVRLEELLNYFNYDYTPPTDDTPFAAHVEVAGCPWEPKHRLARIAIKGREVEQEKRPQSNLVFLIDVSGSMNQPNKLPLLVSGMKLLTRQLGENDRVAIVVYASSEGLALPSTRGDQQKTILAALEKLRAGGSTAGGAGIQLAYQVAQENFIKGGINRVILATDGDFNVGTTNTADLERLAESKAKDTGVFLTVLGFGRGNLNDAMMEAISGKGNGNYHYVDNEREARKVLVEEMNGTLVTIAKDVKIQVEFNPAKVAGYRLLGYENRMLEAKDFNDDKKDAGEIGAGHTVTALYEIVPAGVEMDAPPPEVDDLKYQKQKNGPKNQAEKLGQKSANLVESDDLLTLKLRYKQPDGEKSTKLEFPIADGGGSFSAATDDFKFASAVASFGMLLRDSEHRGDTSYAAVLEIAESALGKDKQGYRAEFLELVQRAKELAGE, encoded by the coding sequence ATGAACGATCAACCCCACACCGACCACCACGACAAGCTTATTGATCGTGCTTTGCGTGAGGCCGTTGGCGACGAAACGCCACCGGATTTGACGGAGCGGATATTGACTGCGGCAAGTTCCTCGGTTCAAGTTTCCCCAGCTACGTCCGAGTCAAGAAAACGTCGTTGGTTCGCTTATGCCGTGGCTGCAAGCTTAGTTTTTGTTGCCTTGGGATTCATTTTGCCCAGCATGGAGCCAGCTTCAGAAACTGCTCGCTCAGCAAAAACCTTGCCTTCAAATGAATTGAGCCAGCCACATCAACCCAGCCCCTCTGGGAAGAGTTCCAGCGGCCCGCCCGTGGATGCTAAGCAAGCACGCATTATGGAGATCGAGGCTGAATTGGTGAATATCCAATCGGCTCTAGAGGCTCGAGTACGTGACATTGGCTCCGCACCCAAAGGTCTGACACCTGAGGAGACAAAAATCTGGACTGAGAGACCGAAGGATGCGATTCAGAAGCAAATGGTTCAACAAGTAATGAAAACAAAGGAACTGCAACGCGAGTTGAATGCTTTGCGAGGAATTGATGCTTTGGAAGCTCCAGTGAGACAATTTGCTAATCTTGCTGAAGCGAGTGAAAGTAAGCTACAAGCATCCGCCCAAACGAGCCCTGGCGGTCAGGTCCCAGAGGCAAAAATGGGCCTCCAGGGCCTAATCAACGATGCCTACGCTGCTACGCCACAAGAACGAGCAACACTAGCTATTGCGCCAACCAGTAGAGAAAAAACCGGACAGTACAGCGTGGAATCGGGCACGCTTCCGGGACGTGACAACTCCTCTATTGCGTACCCAGACTCCGACTTTTGGGAAGACTTAACCAGTCGCCGCGAGAAGAATACCCAAGCCGAAGTAATACGAGAAACACAAAATGAGATTCTTGAATTAGAGGGGCAATTTCGTGCGAGAGGTGGCATCGGACGCAATATGCAGGCACCTGAATTGGTGAGTGTGCAGAAGAAATTACTGGAGAAACGGAGATACCTGAACCATCTTTATGAACAGCTACCTCCCCAACATTCAAACGATCGCTACACCCGCATCTACGAAAACCCGTTCGTCAAAGCCAAAGGCCAAGACGCTCTCAGCACCTTCTCAATCGATGTCGACACCGCCAGCTACGCCAACGTGCGGCAGTTCCTCAACAGCGGGCGACTTCCACCGCCTGACGCGGTGCGACTGGAAGAGTTGCTCAACTATTTTAACTACGACTATACGCCGCCAACCGATGACACACCGTTTGCCGCGCACGTTGAAGTCGCCGGGTGTCCTTGGGAGCCGAAACACCGGCTTGCGCGGATCGCTATCAAGGGGCGCGAGGTTGAGCAAGAGAAACGCCCGCAGTCGAACCTCGTCTTCTTGATCGACGTGTCTGGATCAATGAACCAGCCCAATAAGCTCCCGCTGTTGGTCTCGGGAATGAAACTGCTTACCCGCCAGCTGGGTGAGAATGATCGCGTAGCGATTGTCGTCTACGCAAGCAGCGAAGGGCTGGCTCTTCCTAGCACGCGAGGTGACCAGCAGAAGACGATTCTCGCGGCTCTGGAGAAACTCCGCGCTGGCGGTTCGACCGCTGGCGGTGCGGGGATCCAACTCGCTTACCAAGTTGCTCAAGAGAACTTCATCAAGGGCGGCATCAACCGCGTGATCCTCGCCACTGATGGAGACTTTAACGTCGGCACCACGAATACTGCCGACCTGGAGCGGCTTGCTGAAAGCAAAGCGAAAGACACCGGCGTGTTTCTTACCGTCCTCGGCTTCGGCCGCGGCAACCTGAACGACGCGATGATGGAAGCAATTTCCGGCAAGGGAAATGGCAACTATCACTATGTCGACAACGAGCGCGAAGCCCGCAAGGTGCTCGTCGAGGAAATGAACGGCACGCTGGTGACCATTGCCAAGGACGTGAAAATACAGGTCGAATTCAACCCCGCGAAGGTCGCTGGGTACCGTTTGCTCGGCTACGAAAACCGGATGCTGGAAGCGAAGGATTTCAATGACGACAAGAAGGACGCCGGCGAGATCGGTGCCGGGCATACGGTGACGGCGTTGTACGAGATTGTTCCGGCTGGGGTGGAGATGGACGCCCCGCCCCCAGAAGTTGACGATCTCAAGTACCAGAAACAAAAGAATGGTCCGAAGAATCAAGCCGAGAAGTTAGGTCAAAAGTCAGCGAACCTTGTTGAGAGTGATGATCTGTTGACCTTGAAGCTTCGCTACAAACAGCCCGATGGAGAGAAGAGTACCAAGCTGGAGTTTCCGATTGCTGACGGTGGCGGCTCTTTTTCGGCAGCAACCGACGATTTCAAATTCGCTTCAGCGGTGGCAAGCTTTGGGATGTTGCTGCGGGACTCAGAGCATCGTGGCGACACGAGTTACGCTGCGGTGCTGGAGATCGCCGAGAGTGCCCTCGGCAAGGACAAGCAGGGTTACCGAGCCGAGTTCTTGGAGTTGGTGCAGCGGGCGAAGGAGTTGGCAGGGGAGTAA
- a CDS encoding sigma-70 family RNA polymerase sigma factor produces MNALLEKSVAKLALSEATLPTEVELERIRFEAFVREHQANIWRYLRYLGADSNDAEDLVQETFLAFRRADYEERSPQETAGYLRKVARNQLLMWRRASGTKINTVDLANAEQAWAEMTEPNGYEGLLALLKDCLQSVEGRAREAINKFYEEGQSREAVAESLGMKSNGVKTLLRRTRDALRACIERKQRE; encoded by the coding sequence ATGAACGCCTTGCTCGAAAAGTCGGTCGCGAAACTGGCGCTGTCGGAAGCAACCCTGCCTACTGAGGTCGAATTGGAACGGATCCGCTTTGAAGCCTTCGTTCGCGAGCATCAGGCAAACATCTGGCGCTATCTGCGTTACCTAGGCGCGGATAGCAACGATGCTGAAGACCTCGTGCAGGAGACGTTCCTAGCATTCCGGCGGGCAGACTACGAGGAGCGCAGCCCGCAAGAGACTGCCGGTTACCTCCGCAAGGTCGCCCGCAACCAACTCCTGATGTGGCGGCGCGCAAGCGGCACGAAGATCAACACGGTCGATCTGGCTAACGCGGAACAAGCCTGGGCGGAGATGACCGAACCGAACGGCTACGAGGGTTTGCTCGCCTTGCTCAAGGACTGTTTGCAATCGGTCGAAGGCCGCGCTCGCGAAGCGATCAACAAGTTTTACGAGGAAGGGCAAAGCCGCGAAGCGGTCGCCGAGTCTCTCGGCATGAAGTCCAACGGGGTAAAAACGTTGTTGCGGCGCACACGCGACGCATTGCGAGCGTGCATCGAACGCAAGCAGCGAGAATGA
- the cysN gene encoding sulfate adenylyltransferase subunit CysN — protein sequence MLATNESPRSIESLISSHNAKDLLKFITCGNVDDGKSTLIGRLLLDAGAIYDDQIEALKSESTKHGTTGAEIDTALLLDGLEDERQQGITIDVAYRYFSTEYRKFIIADTPGHEQFTRNMATGASTADLAVILVDATKGITTQTKRHAFIVSLLGIKQVVLAVNKMDLLDFDQITFERIRDEFKQFTEELPAIETVAIPLSALKGSNVVQPSEQTPWYSGLTLLGHLNSVTIDSSAEKSELRFPVQWVNRPSADFRGFSGTIASGTVRVGDEVMVLPSKKRSRVKSIVTMDGDLTEAVASDSITVTLEDEIDITRGDMLVPPDASVNSSQHITAKLVWMSSQALVPGKSYWLKHASQRNSCEVQSIHYEINVNTLQRKSASSLALNEIGLCELKLHHAIFHDSYRSNRETGSFILVDRVTHETVAAGMIEEISGKLETAGHWGEQSSTIAPRLARGLVSAESRQEKYGHKPFTVLITGFSGSGKTSVAMELERRLFEDGRHCLVLDGQTLRLGISRDLGFSAEERSENLRRAAEIAKLTNDSGQICIAAFVAPSDWVRQKARDLVGADRFLHVHLATSVEVCRERDITGQYQAADDGRIASFPGVTFDYEQPQDADLVVDTEDLSVAEIATQVLALFLQRSWLS from the coding sequence ATGCTTGCCACCAACGAATCTCCGCGTAGCATCGAATCTCTGATCTCCAGCCATAACGCGAAAGATCTACTGAAATTTATCACTTGCGGAAATGTTGACGACGGAAAAAGTACACTCATCGGTCGATTGCTACTCGACGCGGGTGCAATCTACGACGATCAGATCGAAGCACTAAAGAGCGAATCGACGAAGCACGGCACAACCGGCGCAGAGATCGACACCGCGTTGCTGCTCGATGGCCTTGAAGATGAGCGACAACAAGGCATCACCATTGACGTCGCCTATCGCTATTTTTCAACCGAGTACCGCAAGTTCATCATCGCCGATACACCAGGGCATGAGCAGTTTACGCGAAACATGGCAACCGGAGCCTCGACGGCTGATCTGGCGGTTATTCTCGTCGACGCGACAAAAGGGATTACCACGCAAACAAAACGACACGCTTTTATCGTTTCGCTGCTCGGCATCAAGCAGGTCGTGTTGGCCGTCAATAAGATGGATCTGCTTGATTTTGATCAGATCACTTTTGAGCGTATTCGCGATGAGTTCAAGCAGTTTACCGAAGAATTGCCAGCGATCGAAACCGTTGCGATCCCTCTCTCCGCGTTAAAGGGCTCCAACGTCGTCCAGCCCAGTGAGCAGACGCCGTGGTATTCGGGCCTGACGTTACTCGGCCACCTCAATTCGGTCACGATCGATAGCAGTGCTGAGAAGTCGGAACTACGTTTCCCAGTCCAATGGGTGAATCGCCCCAGCGCAGACTTTCGTGGGTTTAGCGGAACGATCGCCTCAGGGACAGTGCGAGTCGGTGACGAGGTCATGGTGCTTCCCTCAAAAAAACGATCACGAGTGAAAAGTATCGTGACCATGGACGGAGATCTAACCGAGGCTGTCGCCTCTGATTCGATCACCGTAACTTTGGAAGACGAGATCGACATCACCCGCGGTGACATGCTAGTCCCACCAGACGCGTCGGTGAACTCGAGTCAGCACATCACTGCGAAGCTTGTGTGGATGTCCTCCCAAGCCTTGGTCCCAGGGAAGTCGTACTGGCTGAAGCACGCCTCGCAAAGGAATTCCTGCGAAGTGCAGTCGATTCATTACGAGATAAACGTCAATACGCTGCAGCGAAAATCCGCCAGCTCGCTTGCACTTAACGAGATTGGTCTCTGCGAACTCAAACTACATCATGCAATCTTTCACGACTCGTATCGTTCAAATCGAGAAACGGGTTCTTTTATCCTCGTCGATCGAGTTACTCACGAAACCGTCGCCGCGGGCATGATTGAAGAGATCTCTGGCAAGCTTGAGACTGCCGGCCACTGGGGCGAGCAGTCTTCGACGATTGCTCCGCGCCTGGCTCGAGGCCTCGTCTCCGCAGAGTCAAGACAAGAGAAGTACGGGCACAAGCCGTTCACCGTGCTGATTACCGGTTTTAGCGGTTCAGGCAAGACGAGCGTGGCCATGGAGCTCGAACGTCGATTGTTCGAGGATGGTCGTCACTGTCTCGTCCTCGACGGCCAGACCTTAAGGCTCGGCATCAGTCGCGACCTAGGTTTCTCTGCCGAAGAGCGTTCTGAGAACCTTCGTCGAGCGGCCGAAATAGCAAAGCTGACGAACGATTCCGGGCAGATCTGCATTGCCGCTTTCGTAGCACCCAGCGACTGGGTACGGCAGAAGGCGCGTGATCTGGTTGGAGCTGATCGTTTTCTGCACGTTCACCTAGCAACTTCGGTTGAAGTCTGTCGTGAGCGCGACATCACGGGACAGTACCAAGCCGCGGACGACGGGCGCATTGCAAGTTTCCCAGGCGTGACCTTCGACTACGAGCAGCCTCAGGATGCCGATCTTGTCGTCGACACGGAAGACCTTTCAGTTGCTGAAATTGCGACGCAAGTTCTCGCGCTGTTTCTGCAGCGATCTTGGCTGAGCTGA
- the cysD gene encoding sulfate adenylyltransferase subunit CysD, giving the protein MTNLSTIEEAPKNSASKSAHLKKLEAESIYILREVVAEFDNPVLLYSIGKDSSVILHLARKAFYPSKPPFPLLHIDSTWEFQEMIDFREQYARQQLGLNVIAYVNDEGVREGINPFDHGKAYTDIMRTQPLKQALTEYQFDAAIGGGRRDEERSRAKERVFSFRDRNHRWDPRNQRPELWHLFNTWKHPGESLRVFPLSNWTELDVWQYIMQEEIPIVPLYLAKERPVVQRGDDLIVVDDQRMRLEDGETPEMRKVRFRTLGCYPVTGAVDSDAETIEDIVGEMLTTRVSERQGRAVDREEAAAMEKKKRDGYF; this is encoded by the coding sequence ATGACTAACCTAAGCACCATTGAAGAAGCACCGAAAAACTCTGCGAGCAAGTCAGCTCATCTGAAGAAACTGGAAGCGGAGAGCATCTACATTCTTCGCGAAGTCGTCGCAGAATTCGACAACCCGGTTCTGCTCTATTCCATCGGGAAAGACTCTTCGGTGATCTTGCATCTCGCCCGTAAGGCGTTCTACCCAAGCAAACCACCGTTTCCGTTGCTGCACATCGATTCGACTTGGGAATTCCAAGAAATGATCGACTTCCGAGAGCAGTACGCTCGACAGCAACTGGGTTTAAACGTCATCGCCTATGTGAATGATGAGGGGGTGCGGGAAGGGATCAATCCTTTCGACCACGGAAAAGCGTATACAGACATCATGCGAACTCAGCCGCTCAAGCAGGCGTTGACCGAGTACCAATTCGACGCGGCAATAGGCGGCGGACGCCGTGACGAAGAGCGTTCGCGTGCCAAGGAAAGAGTCTTTTCTTTTCGAGACCGCAATCATCGCTGGGACCCTCGCAATCAAAGGCCGGAGCTTTGGCATCTTTTCAATACCTGGAAGCATCCGGGGGAAAGCCTTCGTGTATTTCCGCTTTCCAACTGGACCGAGCTGGATGTCTGGCAATACATCATGCAGGAAGAGATCCCTATCGTCCCACTCTACCTTGCGAAAGAAAGGCCGGTAGTCCAAAGGGGCGACGATCTCATTGTCGTTGATGATCAGAGGATGCGTCTCGAAGATGGGGAAACCCCAGAGATGAGGAAAGTGAGATTTCGAACGCTAGGCTGTTATCCTGTCACAGGCGCTGTGGATTCTGACGCCGAAACGATCGAAGACATCGTCGGCGAAATGCTTACGACACGCGTCTCCGAGCGACAGGGTCGTGCTGTCGACCGAGAAGAAGCGGCAGCGATGGAGAAGAAAAAGCGCGATGGCTACTTTTGA
- a CDS encoding carbonic anhydrase, translated as MVAAALVAKGSTFSLEQVRDAFEQSVRAPEVLIIAHSDEVAVNAIVSVFEGLPAVVVKVPQSEWGLDSDSYRRVLEFAVLEKGVSRLVLVGHSQGYTEDRVQSWQVEQGDSSRVINASRESGSPVLEGAKRAQKTLQESKQHFVNQIDGLYRHEQIGKALEEKTLELYGFFYLAQSGAFMAYDSDSSTLRPLA; from the coding sequence ATGGTCGCAGCAGCTTTAGTGGCAAAGGGAAGCACTTTCAGCCTAGAGCAAGTCCGGGATGCTTTCGAGCAAAGTGTTCGTGCCCCAGAAGTATTGATCATTGCTCATTCGGATGAAGTTGCCGTCAACGCAATTGTGAGTGTGTTTGAAGGCCTTCCCGCTGTCGTCGTTAAGGTTCCTCAGAGCGAGTGGGGCCTCGACTCGGATAGTTATCGACGTGTCCTCGAATTCGCAGTTCTTGAGAAAGGGGTCTCGCGCCTCGTTCTCGTTGGGCACTCTCAGGGCTATACCGAGGATCGCGTCCAATCTTGGCAGGTTGAACAAGGCGACTCTTCTCGAGTAATTAATGCGTCCAGAGAATCTGGAAGCCCTGTACTCGAAGGGGCAAAACGCGCTCAGAAGACGCTGCAGGAATCGAAGCAGCACTTCGTTAACCAGATTGACGGACTTTACCGCCACGAACAGATCGGCAAAGCACTGGAAGAGAAAACGTTAGAACTCTACGGCTTCTTCTACCTGGCACAAAGCGGGGCTTTCATGGCTTACGACTCTGACTCAAGCACCTTGCGACCTCTTGCATGA